The region CCTCAACGCCTTCACCGGCGAGACGGGCAAGGGCCTGAACGTCCTCACCGGGGAGGCGGGGGTTCCGTTCGCCCGGATCGCCCGCGACTGGAAGGCGAAGGGCGTCGGCTGGGTGGTGGTCGGCGACGAGAACTATGGCGAGGGGTCGAGCCGCGAGCACGCGGCGATGTCGCCGCGGTATCTCGGGGCCAGAGTGGTCATCGTGAAGAGCTTCGCCCGGATCCACGAGACCAACCTCAAGAAGCAGGGCATCCTCCCGCTCGTGTTCGCCGATGCGAAGGATTACGACCTGTTCGAGCAGGACGACCGGGTCTCGATCGTGAGACTGGCCGACCTGGCCCCGGGGCGGCCCGTCGAGGCGCGTGTCCACAAGCCGGACGGGCGAGAGGTGACCGTCATCACCCGCCACGCCCTGACCGCCGAGCAGATCGGCTGGTTCCGCGCGGGGTCGGCGCTCAACGCGCTGACCTAGCTGGCGCCGTGCCGATCACCCTCGCGCTCCTCGGCCCTCGGTCCGGCGCGAACGACTCGGATACATAGGAGGCCTCGATGGTCGGTCGCGTGAAGATCCCCGCCGGCGAGCGGATCACCATCTCTCACGGGAAGCTCCAGGTCCCCGACACGCCGATCGTCCCGTTCATCGAGGGCGACGGCACCGGCCCCGACATCTGGCAGGCCGCGGTCCGCGTGCTCGACGCCGCGGTCGAGCTGGCGTCCCGCGGCCGGCGGCGGATCGCCTGGGCCGAGGTCTACGCCGGCGAGAAGGCGCAGGCGGCCTACGGGAAGGACTGCCCGCCGAACCTGCTGCCCCAGGAGACGCTCGACGTCATCCGGGAGTACCTGGTGGCCATCAAGGGGCCGCTCACCACGCCCATCGGGGAGGGCTTCCGCAGCCTGAACGTCACGCTCCGCCAGCAGCTCGACCTGTACGTGTGCCTGCGCCCGGTGAAGTACTTCCAGGGCGTGCCCTCGCCGGTCAAGCGCCCCGAGAAGGTCGACATGGTGATCTTCCGCGAGAACACCGAGGACATCTACGCCGGCATCGAGTGGGAGACGGGGACGCCGGAATGTCGCCGGGTCATCGACTTCCTGACCCGGGAGATGGGCGTCCGGCAGATCCGCTTCCCGCAGAGCTCCTCCATCGGGATCAAGCCGATCTCGCGGGAGGGCTCCGAGCGGCTGATCGGGGCCGCCATCCGCTACGCGATCGAGCACGGCCGCCGCAACGTGACCCTGGTCCACAAGGGGAACATCCAGAAGTACACGGAAGGGATGTTCATGAAGTGGGGGTATGCGCTGGCCAGGCGCGAGTTCGGGGACCGGACGGTCTCCTGGGAGGAGTGCGGGGGGAAGCCGCCGGCCGGGAAGCTCCTGATCAAGGACGCCATCACCGACGCCTTTCTCCAGCAGATCCTGACGCGCCCGGACGAGTTCGACGTGATCGCCGCCCCCAACCTGAGCGGCGACCTGCTGTCGGACGCGCTGGCCGCTCAGGTCGGCGGCATCGGTATCGCGCCAGGGGGGAACATCAACTACGAGACGGGGCACGCCCTCTTCGAGGCGACCCACGGCACCGCCCCCAAGTACGCCGGGCAGGACAAGGTGAACCCGGGGTCGGTGATCCTCTCCGGCGAAATGATGCTGCGCTACATGGGCTGGACCGACGCGGCGGATCGGATCATCAGGGGGCTCGAGGCTACCATCGGGCAGAAGGTCGTGACCTACGACTTCGCCCGTCTCATGGAGGGCGCCCGGGAAGTCAAGTGCTCGGAGTTCGCCACCGCGATCGTCGACAACATGCGGAGGCTGTGAGGTAGCAGAGATGCTGGGGCGGTTCACGGAGCGCGCGCGCCGTGTCAAGAGTTCCAAGTGGCGCATCCCTCTGTAGGGGTCTCCGTGTTCTCCGAACGCGAAGTCGCGTACCTCAAGTCCCAGCGGCTGGCCCGGATCGCCACGGCGTCGGCCGAGATGCAATCCGACGTGGCGCCGGTCGGGTTTGAGTTCGACGGCCGGGACTTCTACGTCGGCGGCCTCGACATCACCCGGACGCTCAAGTACAAGAACGCGCAGGTCCATCCGAAGGTGGCCCTGGTGGTCGACGACCTGGAGTCGGTCGATCCGTGGAAGCCTCGCGGCATCAAGATCCACGGCAGCGCGACCATCGTCGAGCGGGACGGACGGTTCGGCCGGAAGCCGTATATCCGGATCGTTCCGGAAGCCCACTGGAGCTGGGGGATCGAGGGGCCCGTCTTCCAGGACGGCAAGCCCGTCATCAAGAGGACGCGGCACTCCCGATGAGGGGAGGCGGCATGACCCGCCCGAAGGTCACGGTCGTCGGCGCCGGCAACGTCGGGGCGACCACCGCCCAGTACATCGTCGAGCGGGAGCTGGCGGACGTCGTCCTGACGGACGTCGTCGAGGGACTGCCGCAGGGAAAGGCGCTCGACCTCCTCCAGGCCGGGCCCGTCCACGGCTACGACTGCCGCCTGATCGGCGCCAACGACTACGCGCCGACCGCGGGCTCGCACATCGTCGTGCTCACCGCCGGGTTGGCCCGGAAGCCGGGGATGAGTCGCGACGACCTCCTGTTCAAGAACGCGGACATCGTCCGCGGCGTCGTGCAAGAGGTGGCCCGCCTGTCGCCCGAGGCCATCCTCATCGTGG is a window of Candidatus Methylomirabilota bacterium DNA encoding:
- the icd gene encoding NADP-dependent isocitrate dehydrogenase, translating into MVGRVKIPAGERITISHGKLQVPDTPIVPFIEGDGTGPDIWQAAVRVLDAAVELASRGRRRIAWAEVYAGEKAQAAYGKDCPPNLLPQETLDVIREYLVAIKGPLTTPIGEGFRSLNVTLRQQLDLYVCLRPVKYFQGVPSPVKRPEKVDMVIFRENTEDIYAGIEWETGTPECRRVIDFLTREMGVRQIRFPQSSSIGIKPISREGSERLIGAAIRYAIEHGRRNVTLVHKGNIQKYTEGMFMKWGYALARREFGDRTVSWEECGGKPPAGKLLIKDAITDAFLQQILTRPDEFDVIAAPNLSGDLLSDALAAQVGGIGIAPGGNINYETGHALFEATHGTAPKYAGQDKVNPGSVILSGEMMLRYMGWTDAADRIIRGLEATIGQKVVTYDFARLMEGAREVKCSEFATAIVDNMRRL
- a CDS encoding PPOX class F420-dependent oxidoreductase, with amino-acid sequence MFSEREVAYLKSQRLARIATASAEMQSDVAPVGFEFDGRDFYVGGLDITRTLKYKNAQVHPKVALVVDDLESVDPWKPRGIKIHGSATIVERDGRFGRKPYIRIVPEAHWSWGIEGPVFQDGKPVIKRTRHSR